TCGTAACGCACCCGCAAACCTAAAGAGTTTTGCCAGCCGGTAATTCGATTCCAGTAACGCAACGCCGCAAAGGTGACAGAAGTAGTATCAGTATCTAGATTGTTGTCATGTTCATTTTCTGTACCGGCTGAAAACTCATAATAATAATTGAGTGGATTTTTTAATAATGGCATTTTGTAGGTCGTTTCAACGGTTTGCTTTGATGATGAAAGGTATAAATTGGAATGAAAACTGTGACCTCGACTATTAACCCAAGGCTTAACCCAGCCGAATTGGAAACGTGGACCAACATCTGTTGAGTAGCCAATCCCAACATCCATGGCATTTTTTTTACGCGGATAGGTAATTATATTAATATCCACCGTTTTTTGATCTTCGTGTAATGTCGGCTGCAATAAGACGGAGCTAAACCAGCCGGAAGCGTTGTAACTGTTGGTGAGTTTAGAAAGATCATTGATCAGATAATAATCGCCTTCTTTGATTTGCATAATATTACGTAAATAATCTTCCCGAATTTGACTGTGGGCAAGCGTAATTTTGCCAAATCGATAGCGTGTTTTACTGTCAAACACAATGCGCCACCAGGCTTGATTGGTCGAGGGCAGCACTTCCAAGCGCGAAACATTAAATTCCGCGTCAAAATAACCGCGTCCGGTGGCTAATTTTTGCAGGCTACTTTTGTAATCCTCATAAACCGAGTGATACATCATATCGCCTTTTTTCGCGACGTTTCTCTTTAATTCAGCAAAAGCTTTATCGTCTTTGGCTTCCCCTAAAATCCGAATATCCGTTTCTTCAATTAACGCCGGTTTACCCGCCTTGACATCCGCGATCAACAACGGTTTTTGATTTTTACGCGGTTGCAAGGTGAAATTAATTTCAGCGTTATAATAACCATAAACTCGCAAGCCTTTATTAATGGCATCACGCACCAATTGCTGATAGCGTTCGGAACCGTCAGCTTCATCTTTATCGATCATTGAGGTATAAATATCGACATTTTCAATGGCTTTTTCCCCGCGTACGCCG
This sequence is a window from [Pasteurella] mairii. Protein-coding genes within it:
- a CDS encoding bacterial surface antigen protein — encoded protein: MKLFANRKGDIFRPLCYLGLICMSVAAKAEYTVDLKVTGVRGEKAIENVDIYTSMIDKDEADGSERYQQLVRDAINKGLRVYGYYNAEINFTLQPRKNQKPLLIADVKAGKPALIEETDIRILGEAKDDKAFAELKRNVAKKGDMMYHSVYEDYKSSLQKLATGRGYFDAEFNVSRLEVLPSTNQAWWRIVFDSKTRYRFGKITLAHSQIREDYLRNIMQIKEGDYYLINDLSKLTNSYNASGWFSSVLLQPTLHEDQKTVDINIITYPRKKNAMDVGIGYSTDVGPRFQFGWVKPWVNSRGHSFHSNLYLSSSKQTVETTYKMPLLKNPLNYYYEFSAGTENEHDNNLDTDTTSVTFAALRYWNRITGWQNSLGLRVRYDAFTQGSMSDRTLLVYPTVSASRTRIKDGLFATWGDSQRLTVDVGQRGLLSDVSFIKIQASSAWVRTFAENHRFFVRAELGWLHTNDIQRIPPALRFFAGGDRSVRGYGYKKISPKDENGKYIGASRLATGTFEYQYQVYPDWWLATFADSGLAAESYSTSELRYGAGVGVRWASPIGAIKFDIATPIRDKDDSKNIQFYIGLGSDL